In Longimicrobiaceae bacterium, the sequence GCGGCGCTTCTCTGCGGACTCGTAACCCAGCTCGGCCAGCTGCACGCCCTTGGCCCCTTCCAACAGCCCCCATCGGAACGGCTCGTCGAGCACCACGTGGCGCAGGAAGAGCTCCCACTCGACCTTGAAGGCGTTGTCGTAGGGGCGCTGGTTCGGCACCAGCTGCCAGTCGTCGAAGTAGCTGTGCGGGTTGTCGACGTCCGGGTTCCAGACCGGTCGCGGGGTGGCTCCATAGGGCTGGATGCGGCACTCGCGCAGCCCGGCGACCGCGCTCCCGCGCGTGCCGTCCACCTGGACGGTGAGCAGGTCGTCGCGCCGCACGCGCACCGCCCAGGAGCTGTTGAAGTGGGCGATGATTCCGCCCTCGAGCTCGAAGGTGGCGTAGGCAGCGTCGTCGGCGGTGGCCCGGTATCGATTTCCGCGCTCGTCTACGCGCTCCGGGATATGCGTCGCGGTGATGCAGCTCACCGCCTTCACCTCCCCGAACAGGTTGTCGAGCACGTAGCGCCAGTGCGCGAACATGTCCAGGACCATTCCGCCGCCATCCTCCTTCCGGTAGTTCCAGGAGGGGCGCTGCGCGGGAACGATGTCGCCCTCGAACACCCAGTAGCCGAACTCACCCCGCACGGCGAGGATCTCGCCGAAGAAGCCACTGTCGCGCAGGGCCTGGAGCTTCATCAGGCCGGGGAGCCAGAGCTTGTCCTGCACCACCCCATGCTTCACACCGGCGGCCCTGGCGCG encodes:
- a CDS encoding Gfo/Idh/MocA family oxidoreductase yields the protein MAEQQKVHRVGIAMNGVTGRMGMNQHLYRSILAIREQGGVRVSDTETILPEPILVGRNPVKLKELSAKSGVERWTTDVEEALSDDSVQIYFDAQTTDRRVEAVTRAIEAGKHVYCEKPTALTTAEAVELYRRARAAGVKHGVVQDKLWLPGLMKLQALRDSGFFGEILAVRGEFGYWVFEGDIVPAQRPSWNYRKEDGGGMVLDMFAHWRYVLDNLFGEVKAVSCITATHIPERVDERGNRYRATADDAAYATFELEGGIIAHFNSSWAVRVRRDDLLTVQVDGTRGSAVAGLRECRIQPYGATPRPVWNPDVDNPHSYFDDWQLVPNQRPYDNAFKVEWELFLRHVVLDEPFRWGLLEGAKGVQLAELGYESAEKRRWVEVPPLG